Genomic segment of Agrobacterium larrymoorei:
TGTCCGCTGCGGGTGGCGCGAGCGTCATCAAGCAATCCGAACTATCGCCCAAGAAGCTTTCCGCCCTGTTGAATGACGCGATGGGCGACCCCGAGCGACTGGACAGAACCGCTGCGGCTGCTAAAGCAACCGGCAAGCCGGACGCTGCACAGCGCCTTGCCGATCTGGTGGAAGCCATTGCGGCGGGCGAGAGCGTTCAGCAATTCAAATCGAAGAATGAAGGAGTGCATCCATGAAGATGCCGAAAGCCATTGGTCTTGTCCATTTCATCGGAATTGGCGGGATTGGCATGAGCGGCATTGCCGAAGTGCTGCACAATCTGGGTCATCGCGTTCAGGGTTCCGATCAGGCAGACAGCGCCAATGTGCAGCGTCTGCGCGACAAGGGCATCGAGGTGTTCGTCGGCCACAAGGCGGAAAACCTTGGGGATGCGGAAGTGGTGGTCGTTTCGACCGCCATCAAGAAGAACAACCCGGAACTGATCGCGGCGCGTGAAAAGCACCTGCCGATTGTTCGCCGCGCGGAAATGCTGGCGGAACTGATGCGCTTCCGCAATGCCATCGCTATTGGCGGTACGCATGGCAAGACGACGACCACTTCCATGGTCGCGACGCTGCTTGAAGCGGGCAATCTGGACCCGACCGTCATCAATGGCGGCATCATCAATGCTTACGGCACCAATGCCCGCATGGGCGAGGGCGAGTGGATGGTGGTGGAGGCCGACGAATCCGACGGCACCTTCCTGAAGCTGCCTGCGGATGTGGCCGTCATCACCAATATCGACCCGGAGCATCTGGACCATTACGGCAATTTCGATGCCGTGCGCGAGGCGTTCCGCCAGTTCGTGGAGAATGTGCCGTTCTACGGTTTCGGCGTGCTGTGCATCGATCATCCTGAAGTGCAGACGCTGGTCGGCAAGATCGAGGACCGCAAGGTCATCACCTATGGTGAAAACCCGCAGGCCGACGTTCGCTTCTCGAATGTGCGCATTGATGGTACCAAATCGATTTTCGACGTGGAAATCCGCCGTCGCCGCACGGGAAGGATTTTCTCCTTCAAGGATCTCGTGCTGCCGATGCCCGGCCGTCACAACGTGTCCAATGCGACTGCGGCAATTGCCGTTGCCAATCGTCTGGGCATCTCGGAAGACGACATCAAGAAGGGGCTTGCCTCCTTCGGCGGTGTCAAGCGCCGCTTCACGCTGACCGGTTCCTCCAATGGCGTGCAGGTTTTTGACGATTACGGCCACCATCCGGTGGAAATTAAAGCGGTGCTGAAGGCAGCGCGCGAGGCCTGCAAAGGCCGAATTATTGCCGTGCATCAACCACACCGTTATTCGCGTTTATCGAGCCTTTTTGAAGATTTCGCGCATTGTTTCAACGATGCGGATACGATTCTTCTTGCTCCGGTTTATGCGGCGGGCGAAGATGCAATCGAGGGTGCGAATTCCGAAACGCTGGTCTCCGCCATCAGGGCAGCCGGCCATCGGGATGTGCGCTATCTTGGCACTCGGGACGATCTGGCAAAGACGGTCGCAGGCATTGCGAATCCGGGTGATTTCGTGGTTCTCTTGGGGGCTGGTAATATTACACAGTGGGCAGCGGCGCTGCCCTCGGAATTGGATAGCATTTCAGGAAAGTCTGCATGAGACAGGTGGATGGGGTAAAGTTGCTGGAAAGGCTCGGCGACGGAGTTAAGGAACTAAGAGGACGTGTGACGCCGGATTCGCCGATGGATCGCGTAACGTGGTTCAGAGCCGGTGGTCTTGCGGAACTGATGTTCCAGCCCCACGATACGGACGATCTCATTACCTTCCTCAAGCTTCTGCCGGAAGATGTTCCGCTGACGGTCGTCGGTGTCGGTTCCAATCTGCTGGTGCGCGATGGCGGCATTCCGGGGGTCGTCGTGCGCCTTTCCGCCAAGGGCTTCGGCCAGGTGGAGCTTGCCGGTGAAAACCGCATCAAGGCCGGTGCGATCTGCCCGGACAAGCATATTGCCGCAATGGCCATGGATAACGGCATTGGCGGTTTCCATTTCTATTACGGCATTCCCGGCTCCATCGGCGGCGCGCTGCGCATGAATGCGGGCGCCAATGGCGGCGAGACGCGGGACCGCGTGGTGGAGGTTTATGCGGTGGACCGTCAGGGCAACCAGCACACGCGTTCCAACGCCGAAATGCAGTACAGCTACCGCCACTCGGGCGCTGACAAGGGCCTGATCTTCACCGGCGCGCTGTTCGAAGGCTACCCGGAAGATCGCGCCAAAATCCGTGCCGACATGGATGCCGTGCGCCATCACCGCGAGACGGTGCAGCCGATCCGCGAGCAGACCGGCGGCTCCACGTTCAAGAACCCGGAGGGCCATTCGGCCTGGAAACTGATCGACGAAGCGGGCGGTCGCGGCATGGTCATCGGCGGCGCGCAGATGTCTTCGCTGCATTGCAACTTCATGATCAACACCGGCCACGCAACCGGCTACGATCTGGAATATCTGGGTGAAGCCGTGCGCAAGCGCGTGTTCGAGAATGCCGGTATTCGGCTGGAATGGGAAATCAAACGGCTTGGGTTGTTCATGCCGGGCCGGGAAGTCGAGCCGTTTCTTGGGGCTTGATCGGCGGTGTCCGGTTTAAATAGGGCGATGTGGGATAGAGCTTTGTTTGTCCCTCACTTTCGAAGCCGGTTGGGCACACGTTGAACGTGCCCGATTTGCGGTGGAGATGGTGCCATAGCAAACCCACCGCCGTCATCCTCGGCCTTGAGCCGAGGATCCATCTTCACTAACGAAAGCAGAGGGTTGTGGATCCTCGGGTCAAGCCCGAGGATGACGGCAGTGGGTGTTTCGATCATCTTGCCCCAAGTGCTGGTGGCAAGAGCAAGGCAGGCAGTTATCTTCAACACCGGCATGATGGGTGGTGGATTTCGGGCGCGATTATACTACATTTAATTGCAAGACGCGTCCTTGGAGGGCTGAGAGTATGAGCTCGCAGGAATTTTTCTGGTACGTATTCCCGTGGCTGGTGTCGGCATCCGGCCTGTGCTGGCTGGCATATGATAAGTATCGCCACGGTCAGCGATAGGTGTCCACCGGTGCCTCAGACGCTAGATGGTTCAGCAAAATAGGTTATATCCATGAATTCTGCGGCGTTCTTTTTTCTCTATATTCTGCCTTTGCTGCTGGGTGCAGGCGTTTGGTCTGCTATCTGGATCAGCGACATGAAGCGTGCGCGTCGACACAAAATTCATCCGGGTGAATGAAGTCACAAGCAGTGCAGTAAACGGCAATGACCTCTCGGATTTTCATGTGGTATGTTTTTCCGGATTGGTATCGGAAATTTGCTGGCTCGCTTACGATCACTATAAACATCCCGTTCGCTGAACAATATCAAACGAAAAAGCCCGCCAAGTCAGAAACTTCGCGGGCTTTTTTGTGCTTTTGATTCAGGGTGAAGCGGTGTGGTGCGCCGCTTCTGTTCCAGAAGTCCTTACACTTCGTCCTTGCCCGAGAGCAGGATGCAGACCAGCGTGATGACCGCGGCGAGGCCGAGGTAGTAGCCGACGGCTGCCATGCCGTAGTTCGTCTGGAGCCATGTGGCGATGTAAGGTGCGAGCGATGCGCCGACGATGCCTGCGAAGTTGAAGGTCAGCGATGCGCCGGTGTAGCGAACGCTTGTCGGGAACGGTGCGGCAAGCGCTGCGCCGATCAGCGCGTAGGTCATGCCCATCAGCGCCATGGAGCTGGCGGCGAAGACCGCGACGCCTGCTTCACCGCCGGTCAGAAGAACCGGGAGCAGGAAGGAGAAGGCGGCAATCAGGACCGTGATGACGATGAGCGACAGGCGACGGCCTACCTTATCACCCACGATGCCGGTGAGCGGGATGAAGATGCCGAAGACGACGGCGCTGAGAATCTGGATTTCCAGAGCGTCGAGGAATGGAATCTTCAGAACCTTGACGTTGTAGGACAGCAGCCATGCCGTGCCGATGTAGAACAGCACGAAGGTAACGAGCGCGACGAAGGTGCCGAGGAACAGGCTGCGCTTGTACTTGGTGAAGATTTCCTTGGCAGGAACGGCAACGCGTTCATGCTTTTCGATGGCCTTCTGGAAGTCGGGCGTTTCCGTGATCGACAAGCGAACCCACAGGCCGACGCCGATCAGCAGGATCGAGGCGATGAACGGAATGCGCCAGCCCCATGTGATCAGCGCGTCGTTGGACATGACGTGCAGAAGCAGCCAGAAAATGCCCGAAGACAGGAACAGGCCGACCGGCGCACCGAGCTGCGGGAACATGGCGTACCAGTTGCGCTTGCCGGGAGGTGCATTTTCCGTTGCCAGAAGAACGGCACCGCCCCACTCGCCACCAAGACCGAAGCCCTGACCGAAACGGCAAAGTGCCAGCAAAAGAGGCGCGAGAACACCGGCAGTTTCATACGAGGGCAGAAGGCCGATGACGACGGTGGAAATGCCCATCGTCAAAAGAGCGGCGACGAGCGTCGTCTTGCGGCCCACGCGGTCTCCGTAATGGCCGAACACCAGCGCGCCGAGCGGGCGGGCGAAGAAGGCGATGGAGAAGGTGGCAAACGATGCAAGCAGCGCCGTCATCGGATCGCTGTTCGGGAAGAACAGCGTCGGAAACACGAGCACGGCGGCAGTCGCATAAACGTAGAAATCGAAGAATTCGATGGTCGTGCCGACCAGGCTGGCAGTGAGAACTCGTGCAGGCGAATTTGTCTTTACATCGTTCGGTTTGTCAGCTGTCGGCGATACACGGGATATCGCTTCGGACATGGTAGTCGTTCCATTGTTAAGTAAGACTTATGACCCTTTACCGGGCTGAAATTGCGTTAACGTAATTTTTGATCCTTTGAAACGGTTAAAGCGCAATATTTTGGAAAAAACGGATGAATTGGTAACGTTTTGCATTCGCATTCTTCTCTCATCGTTTGGGGTCGTGATTTTCGACGGCCACGGCTATACGGCTTCACCTGATGCAAACGATTCTGCTAAGAGGGTTATCGTGCCGGTGTAGAAGGGGATGAGGTGTGCAGGACTTTTCGATGGATGATGAGAGGCTGGCGCATCTGCCGCTTCGCAAGCGCCGCGAGTTGCAGCGCGTGGCCTCCATCGTGTTCGAAGAGTTCGAGGACGCGCTTAAGACCAAGCTTTCGGACAAGGACAGGCGCGGTCGCATTCTCAAGCTTATTCTTTACGGTTCCCATGCCCGCGGCGATTGGGTGGAGGATCGCGGGAGCGGTTACTATTCGGATTACGACATTCTCGTCGTCGTCAACTCTGCGCGTTTTGCCGAAGAGCACGACGTTTGGGACAAGGTCGATGACAGGTTCATTCAGGACTTGCAGGTCACGCGCCGCCTGAAAACGCAGCCCAGTGTCATCGTTCATGCCTATGATCAGCTGAATTCCGAGCTTGCGCAGGGCCGTCCGTTCTTCGTGGATGTCGCAAGGGACGGGATCGCGCTCTATGAGGCTGCAGGTTATCCGCTGGCTGAGCCGAAGCTGCTTGCGCCGGAGGAGATTGCCTCCGAGGCAAGGCTGCATTTCGATCACTGGTTTTCGAGTGCAGACAGGTTTGGAGAGCTGGCAGCCGTAGCCGTCAGTAGCGGATTTAACAATGAGGCTGCTTTCACTCTCCACCAGACCGCAGAGCGGCTTTATAATTGCGTGCTGCTCGTCTTCACGCTCTACAGTCCGGCATCGCATAATCTGACGTTCCTGCGCTCGCAGTCCGAAGATATAGCGCCGCGGCTGATCGAGGTCTGGCCTCGCAACACGAAGCACTCCCGACGCTGCTTCAGCCTGCTCAAGCGCGCCTATGTCGAGGCGCGCTATTCACTCCACTATAAGATCACGACCGAGGAACTGGCGTGGCTGACGGAGCGCGTGGCGCATTTGCGGGACGTGGTGGAGGAGGTGTGCCGGGAGCGGCTGGGCGAAACGCCATCCTAGCCCAGCAATAATGTTGCATTCTTTGTGATGCCGGGCGCACAAGCAATTTTCTATGCTAGCGCAGGACGTCCAATCCCTTGCGCTCCACAAGATCGAGAATCTTGATGGCCGTACCGTTGGGCTTTTTCGTACCCTGCTCCCACGCGGCGACCGTGATCGTCTTGACGTTGATGAAGTTGGCGAACACAGCTTGGCTAACCTTTGCTCCCGCTCTGATCTTCTTTATTTCATCGGGCGTATAATCACGAAGAGGAGGGAGGCAAAGCGCATCGAACTCTCTCATCGTCATATCATCAACGAAGCCTGCTTCATGCAGCCTCTCGGCTGATTTATGGACGTTTTTCAGTATTCGGCTCATCGCCTTCAATCTCCAGTATGATGTGCTTTTCAATCATGTCTTTGAGCCGCTGCTCGTCTGCGCTCATGTAGATGTCGCATAGTTTCCGAAGGGCGGCCTTCTCATTCTTCTTGATATTTTCAGACTCGTTTTTCGCGAAACCGTGCACAAAGATGAGTCTGTCAGACTGACGGTAGCCTATGATAGTTCGATAGCTTCCTGATTTGCCTCGACCGGGTGCCGCAACCCGTTTCTTTATCAGAAAGCCGCCGAGCCGCGCGTCTATCAGACCGTTTTCGATCTCCTTCGCTGCATCGTACAGCATGGTATCGGTCACGCCGTGTCCAATGGCCCAGTTGTTGAACTCCACGTCCTTTAGAATTCTTAATCGCAATATCTATATCACTCCGTAATATAAATTCAAGTTTTCTCTCAAGACTGCCGCTCATGACGCAAAACTCACTTTGGGCAGCTTAAGGTTGATTTCTAGCTTTGAATATCAAGTTCTTCAATTTTTTGGATCGCAACCCGTGCTGCACGGGCAAGGGCACTATCGCTAGGATGCGGGATCGTTCGCCGCGTTGTTTCGTCCCAAAATGGCTGGGGAAAACCGTCTGATCTTAACGAATCGATCTTGCTTTCGAGGCGGGTGTGGGGCGCGGGCGCAATGGAATTATTTGCCTTCGGTTAAAATTCTGAATCTTGCATTGGTCGCAACGCTCTGATTCTAAGGAAGGAATCCGCAGCTGAAGTGATTCTTTAACAAAAATCGCTTCGTTGGGCGTCTCGGTTAACGAAAGTAAACACTTCATTAACCTTAATGACGCTTAAGTGTTTCGTGCGGGTCGAGCGAAAGAATCGCGAGCCATTCCGGTTCCGGTGCCTCGTTCGGGAAATTCGGTGTGTCAGAGGTTGTTATGAGCGGCAAACACGTAGCTGTTCTTATGGGTGGGTTTTCTTCGGAGCGGCCGGTCAGCCTCTCGTCGGGAGAGGCTTGCGCATCCGCGCTGGAAGGCGAGGGCTATAAGGTTACGCGTGTAGATGTGGATCGCAACATTGCGTCCACGCTGGTCGATCTGCGTCCCGATGTCGCTTTCAATGCGCTGCATGGCCCCTTCGGCGAAGACGGTACGATCCAGGGCATTCTGGAATATCTCGAAATTCCCTACACGCATTCCGGCGTTGCCGCGTCCTCGCTGGCGATGAACAAGTCGCAGTCGAAGAAGATCGCTGCTGCCGGTGGCATTCCGGTTGCGACCGAAAAGCTGATGAACCGTCACGATATCGGCAACCAGCATCCGCTGGAGCCGCCTTATGTGGTGAAGCCGGTTCGTGAAGGTTCGAGCTTCGGCGTGGTGATCGTCAAGGAAGATCAATCGCATCCGCCTCAGATTCTCAGTTCTGCCGACTGGCGTTACGGTGATGCCGTGATGGTGGAGCGCTATATTCATGGCCGCGAGTTGACCTGCGGCGTGATGAATGGCGAAGCCTTGGGTGTTACCGAAGTGGTGCCGCTCGGTCACAATTTCTATGATTACGATGCGAAATACGCCAAAGGTGGCTCAAAGCATGTCATCCCGGCGGAAATTTCACCGAAAATTTACCAAAAAATCCAATCATTGGCGGTTATGGCGCATCAGGTGATTGGCTGCCGTGGCGTGAGCCGTTCGGACTTCCGCTTCGACGACCGTTTCTCAGAAGATGGCGAACTTATCTGGCTGGAAATCAATACCCAGCCGGGCATGACGCCAACCTCCCTTGTGCCCGAAATGGCGGCCCATCAGGGTCGCTCCTTTGGTGAACTTGTCCGTTGGATGGTGGAGGATGCGTCGTGCTTGCGGTGAACGGCAAAAAATCGACAGCTAAAAAGCGCGAGCAATACGCATCGGCGGGTGCGGATGACCGGTTCGTTCTGCCGCGTCCGTTTCGCCGCGTGTTTCGTTTCTGCGTGAGCCTTGCCACGGGCCGCATTCACATTCCCGCGCATACGGGCACGATCTCTACATTCGCATTTTTCTCCGCAGTCGGCCTCTATGGCATGTCGCTGGGTGGCCATACGGATTTGGTTGCGCAGGCAACGACTTCGGCTGCCGGTTTTGCTGTTGAAGACGTGAAGGTCTCCGGCAATATGCAGACGTCGGAAATCGAAGTGTTCCAGCTGCTGGGCCTCGACGGGGCGACCTCGCTGATCGCTCTCGATGTCAACGCTGCGCGCAAGAAGCTCTCCGAGCTTCCTTGGGTGGAAGATGTCGATATTCGCAAGATTTATCCCAAGACCATCGATGTGCGTCTGAAGGAGCGTCAGGCTTTCGGTATCTGGCAGCACGGCACGGAACTGTCGCTGATCGAAAAGAGCGGAAGCGTCATCGCGCCGCTGCGGGACAACAAATATGCGGGCCTGCCGCTGTTCGTCGGTCGTGATGCCGAGACGGGTGCTGCGGGTTTCGTGGACGAGCTGGCCGACTGGCCGGAAATTCGTAACCGCGTTCGGGCCTATGTCCGCGTTGCCGGTCGCCGCTGGGACCTGCATCTGGAAAACGGCATCGTCGTGAAGCTGCCGGAAGAGAATGTGCCGAAGGCGCTGCAGCTGCTGGCGCGTCTGGATATGGAGCAGAAGATTCTGTCGCGCGATGTCGCTGCGGTGGATCTGCGTCTGCCCGACCGGACGACGGTGCAGCTGACGGAAGGTGCCGCCGAGCGTCGTCAGAAGGCAGTTGAGGCGCGCACCAAGGTACTCAAGGCGGCGGAGAGGAACAC
This window contains:
- a CDS encoding cell division protein FtsQ/DivIB; translation: MNGKKSTAKKREQYASAGADDRFVLPRPFRRVFRFCVSLATGRIHIPAHTGTISTFAFFSAVGLYGMSLGGHTDLVAQATTSAAGFAVEDVKVSGNMQTSEIEVFQLLGLDGATSLIALDVNAARKKLSELPWVEDVDIRKIYPKTIDVRLKERQAFGIWQHGTELSLIEKSGSVIAPLRDNKYAGLPLFVGRDAETGAAGFVDELADWPEIRNRVRAYVRVAGRRWDLHLENGIVVKLPEENVPKALQLLARLDMEQKILSRDVAAVDLRLPDRTTVQLTEGAAERRQKAVEARTKVLKAAERNT
- a CDS encoding HEPN domain-containing protein encodes the protein MDDERLAHLPLRKRRELQRVASIVFEEFEDALKTKLSDKDRRGRILKLILYGSHARGDWVEDRGSGYYSDYDILVVVNSARFAEEHDVWDKVDDRFIQDLQVTRRLKTQPSVIVHAYDQLNSELAQGRPFFVDVARDGIALYEAAGYPLAEPKLLAPEEIASEARLHFDHWFSSADRFGELAAVAVSSGFNNEAAFTLHQTAERLYNCVLLVFTLYSPASHNLTFLRSQSEDIAPRLIEVWPRNTKHSRRCFSLLKRAYVEARYSLHYKITTEELAWLTERVAHLRDVVEEVCRERLGETPS
- the murC gene encoding UDP-N-acetylmuramate--L-alanine ligase, producing the protein MKMPKAIGLVHFIGIGGIGMSGIAEVLHNLGHRVQGSDQADSANVQRLRDKGIEVFVGHKAENLGDAEVVVVSTAIKKNNPELIAAREKHLPIVRRAEMLAELMRFRNAIAIGGTHGKTTTTSMVATLLEAGNLDPTVINGGIINAYGTNARMGEGEWMVVEADESDGTFLKLPADVAVITNIDPEHLDHYGNFDAVREAFRQFVENVPFYGFGVLCIDHPEVQTLVGKIEDRKVITYGENPQADVRFSNVRIDGTKSIFDVEIRRRRTGRIFSFKDLVLPMPGRHNVSNATAAIAVANRLGISEDDIKKGLASFGGVKRRFTLTGSSNGVQVFDDYGHHPVEIKAVLKAAREACKGRIIAVHQPHRYSRLSSLFEDFAHCFNDADTILLAPVYAAGEDAIEGANSETLVSAIRAAGHRDVRYLGTRDDLAKTVAGIANPGDFVVLLGAGNITQWAAALPSELDSISGKSA
- a CDS encoding MFS transporter, translating into MSEAISRVSPTADKPNDVKTNSPARVLTASLVGTTIEFFDFYVYATAAVLVFPTLFFPNSDPMTALLASFATFSIAFFARPLGALVFGHYGDRVGRKTTLVAALLTMGISTVVIGLLPSYETAGVLAPLLLALCRFGQGFGLGGEWGGAVLLATENAPPGKRNWYAMFPQLGAPVGLFLSSGIFWLLLHVMSNDALITWGWRIPFIASILLIGVGLWVRLSITETPDFQKAIEKHERVAVPAKEIFTKYKRSLFLGTFVALVTFVLFYIGTAWLLSYNVKVLKIPFLDALEIQILSAVVFGIFIPLTGIVGDKVGRRLSLIVITVLIAAFSFLLPVLLTGGEAGVAVFAASSMALMGMTYALIGAALAAPFPTSVRYTGASLTFNFAGIVGASLAPYIATWLQTNYGMAAVGYYLGLAAVITLVCILLSGKDEV
- a CDS encoding helix-turn-helix domain-containing protein; this translates as MREFDALCLPPLRDYTPDEIKKIRAGAKVSQAVFANFINVKTITVAAWEQGTKKPNGTAIKILDLVERKGLDVLR
- a CDS encoding D-alanine--D-alanine ligase, coding for MSGKHVAVLMGGFSSERPVSLSSGEACASALEGEGYKVTRVDVDRNIASTLVDLRPDVAFNALHGPFGEDGTIQGILEYLEIPYTHSGVAASSLAMNKSQSKKIAAAGGIPVATEKLMNRHDIGNQHPLEPPYVVKPVREGSSFGVVIVKEDQSHPPQILSSADWRYGDAVMVERYIHGRELTCGVMNGEALGVTEVVPLGHNFYDYDAKYAKGGSKHVIPAEISPKIYQKIQSLAVMAHQVIGCRGVSRSDFRFDDRFSEDGELIWLEINTQPGMTPTSLVPEMAAHQGRSFGELVRWMVEDASCLR
- a CDS encoding type II toxin-antitoxin system RelE/ParE family toxin, producing the protein MTDTMLYDAAKEIENGLIDARLGGFLIKKRVAAPGRGKSGSYRTIIGYRQSDRLIFVHGFAKNESENIKKNEKAALRKLCDIYMSADEQRLKDMIEKHIILEIEGDEPNTEKRP
- the murB gene encoding UDP-N-acetylmuramate dehydrogenase codes for the protein MRQVDGVKLLERLGDGVKELRGRVTPDSPMDRVTWFRAGGLAELMFQPHDTDDLITFLKLLPEDVPLTVVGVGSNLLVRDGGIPGVVVRLSAKGFGQVELAGENRIKAGAICPDKHIAAMAMDNGIGGFHFYYGIPGSIGGALRMNAGANGGETRDRVVEVYAVDRQGNQHTRSNAEMQYSYRHSGADKGLIFTGALFEGYPEDRAKIRADMDAVRHHRETVQPIREQTGGSTFKNPEGHSAWKLIDEAGGRGMVIGGAQMSSLHCNFMINTGHATGYDLEYLGEAVRKRVFENAGIRLEWEIKRLGLFMPGREVEPFLGA